One genomic region from Panthera tigris isolate Pti1 chromosome D1, P.tigris_Pti1_mat1.1, whole genome shotgun sequence encodes:
- the LOC102961805 gene encoding olfactory receptor 4D5 isoform X2, producing MNPANHSQVTGFVLLGLSQVWGLRFLFFIIFSAVYLMTVAGNLLIVAIVTCDSRLHTTMYFLLGNLSFLDLCYSSITAPRMLFDLLSDNPIISFGSCLTQLFFFHFIGGIKIFLLTVMAYDRYVAISQPLRYMLVMNRAVCGLLMVASWVGGFIHSIVQIGLTIQLPFCGPDKLDNFYCDVPQLIKLACTDTFVLELLMVSNNGLVTLMCFLVLLGSYTALLVMLRGHSWEGRSKALSTCASHIAVVTLIFVPCVYIYARPFRTFPMDKAVSVLYTMVTPMLNPAIYTLRNKEVIVAIKKLGRHRI from the exons ATGAATCCAGCAAATCATTCCCAGGTGACAGGCTTTGTCCTCCTGGGGCTCTCTCAGGTATGGGGGCTTCGGTTCCTCTTCTTTATTATCTTCTCTGCTGTGTATCTTATGACCGTAGCTGGAAATCTCCTTATTGTGGCCATAGTGACCTGTGACTCACGCCTCCACACAACCATGTACTTTCTCTTAGGCAACCTTTCTTTCCTAGACCTTTGCTACTCTTCCATCACAGCACCTAGGATGCTGTTTGACTTGCTCTCAGACAACCCCATCATTTCCTTCGGCAGCTGCCTGACTCAGCTCTTCTTCTTCCACTTCATTGGAGGCATCAAGATCTTCCTGCTGACAGTGATGGCATATGACCGCTATGTTGCCATCTCCCAGCCATTGCGCTACATGCTTGTGATGAACCGGGCAGTCTGTGGGCTCCTCATGGTAGCCTCCTGGGTGGGGGGCTTCATCCACTCCATTGTGCAGATTGGACTGACTATCCAGCTGCCATTCTGTGGGCCCGACAAGCTGGACAACTTTTACTGTGACGTGCCTCAGCTGATCAAATTAGCCTGCACGGATACCTTTGTCTTAGAGCTTCTGATGGTGTCTAACAATGGCCTGGTGACTTTGATGTGTTTTCTGGTGCTCCTGGGATCCTACACGGCACTGCTAGTCATGCTCCGAGGCCACTCATGGGAGGGCCGGAGCAAAGCCCTATCCACTTGTGCCTCTCACATTGCTGTGGTGACCTTAATTTTTGTGCCTTGTGTCTACATCTATGCGAGGCCATTTCGGACATTCCCTATGGACAAGGCGGTCTCTGTTCTGTACACAATGGTCACTCCCATGCTGAATCCTGCCATCTATACCCTGAGAAACAAGGAAGTGATCGTGGCCATAAAGAAACT agggagacacagaatttga
- the LOC102951138 gene encoding LOW QUALITY PROTEIN: olfactory receptor 10S1 (The sequence of the model RefSeq protein was modified relative to this genomic sequence to represent the inferred CDS: inserted 1 base in 1 codon; deleted 1 base in 1 codon), whose protein sequence is METEVPNQTVLSHFFLEGLRYTAEHPGLFFLLFLLIYSITLTGNLLILITMNSEPHLCSPMYHFLGHLSSLDACLSTVTVLKVMAGFLTVHGKVISFEGCAVQLYCFHFLASTECFLYALTAYDRCLAICQPLHYPGDMNRRMCAGLAGITWAIGAGHSAVHTALTFRLLYCGPHHIARFFCDMPPVLKLACADTTISELVTLANMGLVAAXCLPFIIIPDEFIAAAVLRVRPAQGRQRAFSTCTSHLSVVLLNYMPPVCIYLQPRSSGAGAGAPAVFYTIITPTRNPFIYTPRNEEVKRALQRLLRGGCRESPAHPLTCVVTLNVPAKKTTSPGAKWGGEIIQVKISTTEFQLSH, encoded by the exons ATGGAGACAGAGGTCCCCAACCAGACTGTGCTGAGCCACTTCTTCCTGGAGGGTCTCAGGTATACAGCTGAACATCCtggcctcttcttccttctcttcctcctcatctaCAGCATCACCTTGACTGGGAATCTCCTCATTCTCATAACTATGAACTCTGAGCCTCACCTCTGCTCCCCTATGTACCACTTCCTGGGGCATCTCTCCTCCCTGGATGCCTGTCTGTCCACAGTGACAGTGCTCAAGGTCATGGCAGGTTTCCTGACGGTGCATGGGAAGGTGATCTCCTTTGAGGGCTGTGCGGTTCAGCTTTACTGCTTCCATTTCCTGGCCAGCACTGAGTGCTTTCTGTACGCCCTCACGGCCTACGACCGCTGCCTAGCTATCTGCCAACCCCTGCACTACCCA GGGGACATGAACAGACGGATGTGTGCAGGGCTGGCTGGGATCACTTGGGCCATAGGTGCTGGGCACTCTGCCGTCCACACCGCCCTCACCTTTCGCCTGCTCTACTGTGGTCCTCACCACATCGCCCGCTTCTTCTGTGACATGCCCCCCGTGCTGAAGCTGGCCTGCGCAGACACCACCATCAGTGAGCTCGTCACGCTTGCCAACATGGGCCTTGTGGCGG GGTGTCTTCCTTTCATCATCATACCGGACGAGTTTATTGCGGCGGCCGTGCTGCGGGTCCGCCCTGCCCAGGGCCGGCAGCGTGCCTTCTCCACCTGCACCTCCCACCTCTCCGTGGTGCTGCTGAACTACATGCCACCTGTATGCATCTATCTGCAGCCTCGCTCCtcgggggcaggggctggggccccTGCTGTCTTCTACACAATCATCACCCCCACGCGCAACCCTTTCATTTACACTCCGCGGAACGAGGAGGTCAAGCGGGCTCTGCAAAGACTTCTGCGCGGAGGCTGCCGAGagtccccagcccaccccctgACCTGCGTAGTGACTCTTAATGTGCCCGCCAAGAAAACGACTAGCCCGGGAGCAAAATGGGGAGGGGAAATCATTCAAGTGAAAATCAGCACCACTGAGTTTCAGCTTAGCCATTGa
- the LOC102961805 gene encoding olfactory receptor 4D5 isoform X1 yields MNPANHSQVTGFVLLGLSQVWGLRFLFFIIFSAVYLMTVAGNLLIVAIVTCDSRLHTTMYFLLGNLSFLDLCYSSITAPRMLFDLLSDNPIISFGSCLTQLFFFHFIGGIKIFLLTVMAYDRYVAISQPLRYMLVMNRAVCGLLMVASWVGGFIHSIVQIGLTIQLPFCGPDKLDNFYCDVPQLIKLACTDTFVLELLMVSNNGLVTLMCFLVLLGSYTALLVMLRGHSWEGRSKALSTCASHIAVVTLIFVPCVYIYARPFRTFPMDKAVSVLYTMVTPMLNPAIYTLRNKEVIVAIKKLWRRQKDLLGPLEH; encoded by the coding sequence ATGAATCCAGCAAATCATTCCCAGGTGACAGGCTTTGTCCTCCTGGGGCTCTCTCAGGTATGGGGGCTTCGGTTCCTCTTCTTTATTATCTTCTCTGCTGTGTATCTTATGACCGTAGCTGGAAATCTCCTTATTGTGGCCATAGTGACCTGTGACTCACGCCTCCACACAACCATGTACTTTCTCTTAGGCAACCTTTCTTTCCTAGACCTTTGCTACTCTTCCATCACAGCACCTAGGATGCTGTTTGACTTGCTCTCAGACAACCCCATCATTTCCTTCGGCAGCTGCCTGACTCAGCTCTTCTTCTTCCACTTCATTGGAGGCATCAAGATCTTCCTGCTGACAGTGATGGCATATGACCGCTATGTTGCCATCTCCCAGCCATTGCGCTACATGCTTGTGATGAACCGGGCAGTCTGTGGGCTCCTCATGGTAGCCTCCTGGGTGGGGGGCTTCATCCACTCCATTGTGCAGATTGGACTGACTATCCAGCTGCCATTCTGTGGGCCCGACAAGCTGGACAACTTTTACTGTGACGTGCCTCAGCTGATCAAATTAGCCTGCACGGATACCTTTGTCTTAGAGCTTCTGATGGTGTCTAACAATGGCCTGGTGACTTTGATGTGTTTTCTGGTGCTCCTGGGATCCTACACGGCACTGCTAGTCATGCTCCGAGGCCACTCATGGGAGGGCCGGAGCAAAGCCCTATCCACTTGTGCCTCTCACATTGCTGTGGTGACCTTAATTTTTGTGCCTTGTGTCTACATCTATGCGAGGCCATTTCGGACATTCCCTATGGACAAGGCGGTCTCTGTTCTGTACACAATGGTCACTCCCATGCTGAATCCTGCCATCTATACCCTGAGAAACAAGGAAGTGATCGTGGCCATAAAGAAACTGTGGAGGAGGCAGAAAGACCTTCTGGGCCCCCTGGAgcactaa
- the LOC102962093 gene encoding olfactory receptor 147-like, with protein sequence MMVGTMAAGNDSSVTQFILLGLTQQPELQLPLFFIFLGIYVVTVMGNMGLIILIGLKPHLHTPMYYFLFNLSFIDLCYSSVIMPRMLIGFVKQNTISYEECVAQLCFFSFFVIDECYILTSMAYDRYVAICKPLLYKAIMSHRVCLMLMAGTYAMGFVGAMAHTGCMLRLTFCDGNIIHHYMCDIPPLLQLSCTSTYVNELVVFIVVGINVIMPSLTITISYTLIVSNILRIRSTGGRSKAFSTCTSHIVTVSLFFGASAFMYLRPFSTGYLDQDKVSTVFYTIVGPMLNPFIYSLRNKDVKIALSKTFKKRVFS encoded by the exons atgatggtt GGAACAATGGCAGCAGGCAATGACTCTTCAGTGACCCAGTTTATCCTGCTGGGTTTAACACAACAGCCAGAACTCCAGCTgcctctcttcttcattttcttaggaATCTACGTGGTCACCGTGATGGGGAACATGGGCTTGATTATTCTGATTGGTCTGAAGCCTCACCTGCACACTCCCATGTACTACTTTCTCTTCAACCTTTCCTTCATTGATCTCTGCTACTCGTCTGTCATAATGCCTAGAATGCTGATAGGTTTTGTAAAGCAAAACACCATCTCTTACGAGGAGTGCGTGGCTCagctctgtttcttctccttctttgtcATTGATGAGTGCTATATTTTGACATCGATGGCCTATGACCGGTATGTGGCCATCTGTAAGCCCCTGCTTTACAAGGCCATCATGTCCCACCGGGTCTGCCTCATGCTGATGGCAGGAACATATGCAATGGGGTTTGTGGGTGCCATGGCCCACACCGGGTGCATGCTGAGGCTCACGTTCTGTGATGgcaacatcattcatcattacATGTGTGACATACCTCCTCTCCTTCAGCTCTCCTGCACAAGCACCTATGTCAACGAGCTGGTGGTTTTCATTGTGGTGGGAATCAATGTAATAATGCCCAGTCTCACCATCACCATTTCTTACACCTTGATCGTCTCCAACATCCTCCGTATCCGTTCTACAGGGGGCAGGTCCAAAGCCTTCAGTACCTGCACCTCCCACATAGttactgtttctctcttctttggagCATCGGCATTCATGTATCTAAGGCCTTTTTCTACTGGGTATTTGGATCAAGATAAGGTATCCACAGTTTTTTATACCATTGTGGGGCCAATGTTGAATCCTTTTATCTATAGTCTGAGGAACAAAGATGTCAAAATTGCACTGAGTAAGACTTTTAAGAAAAGGGTGTTCTCTTGA
- the LOC102950827 gene encoding LOW QUALITY PROTEIN: olfactory receptor 6T1 (The sequence of the model RefSeq protein was modified relative to this genomic sequence to represent the inferred CDS: deleted 1 base in 1 codon) has translation MSPENWTHVTGFVLLGFPRSHILQFLLFLALMAAYAVTATGNLLIIGLSWTNRHLHTQMYFFLRHLSFLELLLVSVVVPKMLVVILTGDHSISFATCIIQSYFYFLLGTTDFLLAVMSLDRYLAICQPLHYETLMNGRVCSQLVLASWLAGFLWVLCPTILVANLPFCGPNGIDHFFCDSWPLLRLSCGDTRLLELVAFVLSTSVLLGSLALTSVSYACILATVFRAPTPVERKKAFSTCASHLTVVIIVYGSSIFLYIRMSEAQSTLLHKGASVLSCIITPLLNPFIFSLRNNKVKQALRDALMWHRTMAARTMRVTSKRKYWIKRLKMYAICKNGPVMQSQSENAKNTETQIWSLEESKKKASDDFHLDYYKQD, from the exons ATGAGTCCTGAAAACTGGACTCACGTGACAGGGTTTGTCCTTCTGGGTTTCCCCAGAAGCCACATCCTGCAGTTCCTGCTGTTCCTGGCTTTGATGGCAGCCTACGCTGTAACGGCCACAGGCAACCTGCTCATCATTGGGCTCAGTTGGACGAATCGACACCTGCACACACAGATGTACTTCTTCCTGAGGCATCTGTCCTTCCTGGAGCTGTTGCTCGTGTCTGTTGTGGTTCCCAAGATGCTTGTCGTCATTCTTACGGGGGACCACTCCATCTCATTCGCCACCTGCATCATCCAGTCTTACTTCTACTTCCTCCTAGGCACCACCGACTTCCTCTTAGCTGTCATGTCTCTAGATCGTTACTTGGCAATCTGCCAACCTCTCCACTATGAGACTCTAATGAATGGCCGTGTCTGTTCCCAACTGGTTCTGGCCTCCTGGTTAGCTGGATTCCTCTGGGTCCTGTGCCCCACCATCCTCGTGGCCAACTTACCTTTCTGTGGCCCCAATGGTATTGACCACTTTTTCTGTGACAGTTGGCCCTTGCTGAGGCTCTCTTGCGGAGACACCCGCTTACTGGAGCTGGTGGCTTTCGTGCTCTCCACGTCAGTGTTACTGGGCTCGCTGGCACTGACCTCGGTTTCCTACGCCTGCATTCTTGCCACTGTTTTCAGGGCCCCCACACCTGTGGAGCGAAAAAAAGCGTTCTCCACTTGTGCCTCACACCTTACAGTGGTCATCATTGTCTATGGCAGCTCCATTTTTCTCTACATCCGTATGTCAGAGGCTCAGTCCACGCTGCTCCACAAAGGGGCCTCCGTCCTGAGCTGTATCATCACACCCCTCCTGAACCCATTCATCTTCAGTCTCCGCAACAATAAGGTGAAGCAGGCCCTAAGAGATGCCCTGATGTGGCACAGAACCATGGCTGCGAGA ACTATGAGGGTCACaagtaaaaggaaatattggATTAAGAGGTTAAAAATGTATgcaatttgtaaaaat GGTCCTGTCATGCAAAGCCAATCAGAGAATGCTAAAAATACGGAGACTCAGATCTGGAGCTTAGAGGAGAGTAAGAAGAAGGCTTCTGATGACTTCCATCTAGACTATTACAAACAAGATTAA